CAATCTCCGTCTGGTCTAAATGAAATTCTTTGATGAGCTGCTCTGGGTCCCCAGAGGTTCCGAATTGATCCTGCATTCCAACGAATCGCATAGGTGTTGGTTGATAGCGTGCGAGACATTCGGCTACAGCGCCTCCAAGCCCACCTGTAATCTGCGCCTCCTCAACCGTGACGACCGCGCCACAAGTTTTTGCCACGGCAGCAATTGTTTTGTGGTCGAGCGGTTTGATCGTGTGACAGTTGACGACTGTTGCATGAATCTGCTTCTCCTCCAGCTGCTTCGCCGCGAGGAGAGCCTGATGCACAAGCGCACCCGTAGCAATAATAGCGACGTCCGAACCTTCTCTAAAAATTTCTGCGCGCCCAATTTGAAACGGGGTCTTAGTGGTTGTAAATGAGGGTGTTGCAGAACGTCCAAATCGAATATAAACGGGTCCTTTGATAGCAATACTTGCCTCGACGGCACGCTTTGCCTCTAAATAATCGCAGGGAGAGATAACAGTGAGGTTAGGAAGCACACGCATGAGTGCAATGTCCTCTAGCATCTGATGCGTGGCGCCATCGGGACCGACCGAGACACCGGCATGAGCCCCCATAATTTTAATTGGCTGATTTTGAATCGCGGCGCAAAGTCGAATTTGCTCCCAGTTGCGACCAGGAGAAAAGGCCGCGTAACTGGAAATAAACGGAATTTTTCCCTCGAGCGCCAGCCCACCCGCAATAGCTGCCATGGCTTGCTCGGCAATTCCCATTTGAATGAATCGTTCCGGAAACGCTTCCTTAAATTGGAGGCTGCGCGTTGATTCGGTAAGGTCGCAACACAACACAACCACGTTCTCGTTCTTCTTGCCCGCCTCGACCACGCCATCACCGTACCCAAAACGTGTGGGGATGCGTTTGACGTCCTTGCGATACGTAGCGGGGGAGAGAGCGGGTTTTCGAGAAGCGGCCATAGGTACTATTTTTGTTTTCGCTGGACGGCGCGTGTTACAAGCCAGGCGACCAATCCGATCGGAAGGGCGACGCCGACGCCGAGGATTACGATCCATATAATTGCCTCAACAAGGAATTGGAACACGATCACGACACTTTGCAGTGCAACAGACAGCGTTTCTCCGGGTTGGAATGGCTTGGTAGGAAGCGCAACATGTTCGCGTTCTTGGAGGGTGACGCTGATGGTTGAGTAACTGGTGTGATTGTCCAAGTACTGGATTTGTCCTTGTAAGCTCTCGATACGTGCACGAACGTTGGAGAGCTCGCGTTGCACACTTAACAAATCACTGACCGAACCGGATCGATTTAATAATACGAGATACGCTTGTTCTTCACCCTGTGCGACGTTTAATCGTGCTTGGAGATCGGTAAACTGCTCCGTGACATCTTGCGCGTCGGTTGACTCATCAAGAACCTTGATTCCTGCGGACCGGATCTGTTGCATTGCGGCAGTGTACTGATCGGCGGGGAAGCGCATGGTAATAAATCCATAGCGCGTTCCATCGTAATTTTCCCCGGCATTGGATGTTTGTACAAACCCACCAAGTGTTTCTGCGAGCTGGCTTAACGTGTCGATGCTTGTTTGTACGCTTTCCACTTGTAATGTGACGTACCCTGTTTTAATGACGCGTTGATCTGCCGTGGCAGCCGTTTCACCGGCGGTTGGTGGTTCTCCATAGAACCCATCTGAGGCCAACATCATATCGTTCTCGGCGTATCGAGCACCATCCATCATGGGAGAGGGCATACCAAAACTTGCCTTTGTCAGTTCCGTGCCACTGGCGGCATCAAATAGCGAAGGAGACCCGTTTACAAGCGCGATCGCACATGCTCCCACGAGCACTAACGCACCAATTATCCATTCTTTTTTTGTCATATTAGTTACATTCGCTATCAATTTTTCCATCGAGCGTTCGCAATTGTGCCAATGCAGCACGTGCTTCTTGTGGATTTGGTGGTTTCCCGTGCCAGTGATAATCGTACTCCATAAAATCAACGCCCTTACCTGGAATGGTGTGTGCAATAATCACGGTAGGTTTCTCAGTAACGGCGTGACCTTGGCCAATGGCGTCCACAATCTCTCGCACGTTGTGACCATCGATTTCCATAACATGGAAGTTGAAGGCTTCAAACTTGGCGCGTAATCCTTCGAGAGGCATTACAACTTCCGTTGGTCCGTCAATCTGGATGTTGTTGCGATCAATAATCCAGGTCATATTGTGTAGCTTTTCTTTGCCAGCAAACATGGCAGATTCCCAGGTAATGCCTTCTTCTAACTCGCCGTCGGAGAGGATGCAATAAACGTGTGAGCGTGATTTGTTCATGCGAAGCGCATAGGCTGCACCGCAGGATTGCGAGGATCCGTTGCCAAGGGGACCGCTTGTGTTCTCGATTCCAGGGAGAACACCGTACTCTGGGTGACCCTGCAGGCGCGTTCCGTACCGACGCAAAGACATAAGTTCTTTCTTAGGAAAAAACCCAGCATGGGCCATGGCCACGTATTGAATGGGCACTACGTGTCCGCAACTCAAATACAACCTGTCACGATGTTTCCAGTTTGGCATCGTGCGTTTGTAACTCATGACATGAAAATAAAGCGTTGCAAAAATTTCTGCCAAATCAAGTGGGCCAGCAGAGTGACCGGACCCGGCATGCGTGAGCATTTTAATAAGGTCACGTCGCATTTCCTGCGCGCGATCCTCGATTGCACGAACCTCCTCGTCGTGAATAGTAAGCATAGTAAGTAGAGTATAACAAAATTGGGGGCTGGGAGATAGGGAAGATGGTGGGTTATAGGAAATGGAAAATGGGTAATGGTAGGGGACGACTGATGTGTTGCTCTAAATGTTCTTGATTCCTTCGCCGAGTATCCTCATCTTCAAACACATGCGTTTTAAAGAGACTCTGCATAGGCTCCATCTTTCAAAACACACGTGTTCTTGGGGGCGAAGGGCTGGATCTGATCGCGAGCATCTCTCTTTTATAGCACGGCCGGGGTCCTTCGACTCCGTTCATACAACTCACTCCGCTCAGGATGACATGAAGAGATCCTTCCCTACGCGTGCCCGCCTGCGGAGGGAGGGGTAACT
This region of Candidatus Uhrbacteria bacterium CG10_big_fil_rev_8_21_14_0_10_50_16 genomic DNA includes:
- a CDS encoding transketolase, giving the protein MAASRKPALSPATYRKDVKRIPTRFGYGDGVVEAGKKNENVVVLCCDLTESTRSLQFKEAFPERFIQMGIAEQAMAAIAGGLALEGKIPFISSYAAFSPGRNWEQIRLCAAIQNQPIKIMGAHAGVSVGPDGATHQMLEDIALMRVLPNLTVISPCDYLEAKRAVEASIAIKGPVYIRFGRSATPSFTTTKTPFQIGRAEIFREGSDVAIIATGALVHQALLAAKQLEEKQIHATVVNCHTIKPLDHKTIAAVAKTCGAVVTVEEAQITGGLGGAVAECLARYQPTPMRFVGMQDQFGTSGDPEQLIKEFHLDQTEIVKQVLSVLNDK
- a CDS encoding transketolase; amino-acid sequence: MLTIHDEEVRAIEDRAQEMRRDLIKMLTHAGSGHSAGPLDLAEIFATLYFHVMSYKRTMPNWKHRDRLYLSCGHVVPIQYVAMAHAGFFPKKELMSLRRYGTRLQGHPEYGVLPGIENTSGPLGNGSSQSCGAAYALRMNKSRSHVYCILSDGELEEGITWESAMFAGKEKLHNMTWIIDRNNIQIDGPTEVVMPLEGLRAKFEAFNFHVMEIDGHNVREIVDAIGQGHAVTEKPTVIIAHTIPGKGVDFMEYDYHWHGKPPNPQEARAALAQLRTLDGKIDSECN